Genomic segment of Helicobacteraceae bacterium:
AGCTTGAAGGCGTCGTCGTAAAAATTGTAGAGTTTGGACTGTTTGTCGAATTACCGGACGGATCGCAAGGGCTTATTCATATCTCCAAAGTCGGAGCCGGCGGCAAGCGGATCGC
This window contains:
- a CDS encoding S1 RNA-binding domain-containing protein, coding for LEGVVVKIVEFGLFVELPDGSQGLIHISKVGAGGKRIAKISDHFKEGDRIVVIFEGQDERKKIALNLRDKIAPNAT